The nucleotide window GGCCGTCACACCACTCCGATCAATAGCGGCCGATCAGTTCGACCGTGAGCCGCTGGTTGATGATGTCGTTGCGGCTCGTCAGCGGGAACTCGAGCGCGAAGCCGACCGTGTACTTGTTGGTGAGCACCGCCTTGGCACCGAGCGCGGCGGTCACGAGGTGCGCCCCGGCCTGCCCGCGGGTACCCAGGTTCAGCAGCCCGTCGCCCTCGCCGAACACCGGGGGCAGACGGTTGCCGCCGCTCGTGTACCAGAACCAGTTCAGCTCCGCCAGCGGGTAGAACCAGCCGAACAGTTGCTTGTCCACGTGGAAGCTGTTCCAGATGTAGCTCGAGCCCTGCGAGCTCTTCAGCGGGAAATAGTACCCGGTGGTTTGCAGGTAGTGCCACTTGTTGCCGAACTCTTTGCCGTAGGTGACGAACGGGGCGAACGAGCCCGACCCCTGGTTCTGCTGCACCTTCGCCTCGCCGCTGGGGATCTCGTATAGGAACCCGAACGCGGCCAGGGTCTGGTTCTCCACGTCGCGGTAGAAGGTGTACTTGAGCCCGGCCGCCAAGTTCAGGAACCCGGTCGTCGAGGGGCCGTTGCGGGGCGAGATGTGCGCGAGCCCGTCCTTGTCGGCGATGATGCTGAGCCGCTCGGTGACGGCGAGGTTCATTTGCAGCGCGTACGCCTGAATGTTGCCGTCGAGCGGGTGACCGCCCGGGACGTTGTTGTTGATGAACAGTATTCGCGCGTGCGAGTTCGACCGCGGGTCCTTGTTCAGGATGGGGTTGGACACCGGGCCGACGAAGTCGTCGAACTCGTGGTCGCTCTGGAACAGCCGGCGCACCGGCTTGGTGCATTCGTCGGACAGTGCCGGGACTGTGCCGACCGGGGGGGGGTAGCCGGGGGCGGCGTATCCCGGCCCCGGGGGTGGGGCAGCTACCGCGGTTCCGGAGTAGCCCTGCGCGGGCGGAGCCGCGTCTGCGTACCCCGAGATCGGGAGCGTCTGGTAGCCCTGCGCGGGCGGTTGTTGGTAGGCCGGGTCGGCGCCGACCGAACCGGCGGCGAGCAGGGCGCTGAGCGCGAGGGTGTTCATCCGTGAGTTCCGATTGGAGTAACCGTCAGGCGACCGTGCGCGACGGCAGCGGGGCGAGTCCGTGCCCCGTGTAAGGAATATCGGAGCTGCTTGTCGGGAAGTGAGGGGGGAAACGCGTTGTGGCAGATCGAAGACGTGTGCCGTGAATCGGCTGTACGGGCTGTGAGGCCGGTGATGATTTGGCACAGTGCCGCATACGGCGATTGCTGTGCGGATCTGGCACAGCAATCGCCGTGTGCGGCACTCCCACTCAGCCGATGCGCGGGAACAGCGGCTTCAGCTTACCGTCGATCAGTTCGGCAGTGATGCGCAGGTCGTCAGCCTGGGCCTTTAATTCGGCAGCATCGGCGTATTTCACCTCCGCCCACGGCGTCGGGAAGTTGAAACTCGTGTAGATCGCCTCCGCACTCTTGGGGATGAACGGCTTCAACAGGATGCTGGCGATGCGGAGCGACTGCACCGCGTTGAACAGCACCTTCTTGGCCGCGTCCTTGTCGGTCTTCACGAGCTTCCAGGGGGCGTTGGCTTCGAGGTACTGGTTCGTCGGCGTGAGGAAGTCCTGAACGATCTTCTGAAGCGCCAGGTTGTACCGGCACGCCTCGACGTGCTCCCGCACCTCGCCCACGAACAACTTCAGGTCGAGACCCGGAACCACGGGATCGGGCGTCACCCCCGCGGTCCCGGTGAACACCCCCTCGAAGTTTTTGAAGGTGATCGTGAGCTCGCGCGACAGCATGTTCCCGAGGTTGTTCGCCAACTCGGAGTTGTAGACCTCTTCGTACCGCTGCCCGCTGTAGTCGCCGTCGGACGGGAACGGGCACTCGCGCATGAAGTAGTAGCGGTACGCGTCCGCGTTCGACTTCGCGATGATCTCCATCGGGTCAACAATGTTGCCGAGGGTTTTGCCCATCTTCTGGCCGTTGTTGTTCACGAACCCGTGGGAGAACACCTTGCGCGGCGCTTCCTCGCCCGCGGCCCAGAGCATCGCGGGCCAGATGTGCGTGTGGAACCGCGTGATGTCCTTGCCGATGAAGTGAACGTCCGCGGGCCAGTGCTTGCGGAACGTCGCCTCGTCGTCGCCGTAGCCGATGCCGGTGATGTACGTCAGCAGCGCGTCGAACCAGACGTAGATGGTGAACTCCGGGTCGAACGGGAGCTTGATGCCCCACTCCTCGCCGTGCCGCGAGATGTTGAGGTCTTGCAGCCCTTCGGCCTCAATGAACCCGATCATCTCGTTTCGCCGGCTCTCCGGCTGCACGAACTCGGGGTTACCCTTCAGGTGCTCCAGCAGCCGATCTTTGAACGCCGACAGCTTGAAGAACCAGCACGGCTCGGACCGGCGCACGAGCGGGCGCTTGTGGTTCGGGCACAGCCCGCCGCTCTCCGCGTGGACCTTGTCGCTCTTGAACTCCTCGCACCCGGGGCAATACCAGCCCTCGTAGCTGCCCTTGTAAATGTAGCCGTTGTCGTACACCTTCTGGACGAACTTGCGGCAGCACTGCTTGTGCCGCTCGTGGCTCGTCTGGACGAAGGTATCGTAGCTGATGTCGAGGGCGTCCCACACCTCGCGGAACTGACGGGCCATGTCGTCGCAGTACGCCTGCGGCTCCTGCCCGAGCGACTTGGCGCGGTCGGCGACCTTGAGGGTGTTCTCGTCGTTGCCCATCAGGAAGAAGACGTCGTACCCCTCCATCCGCCGGTACCGGGCCTGCACGTCCGCGCCGAGCTTCTCGAACGCGGTGCCGATGTGCGGCCGGCTGTTCGGGTAGTCGATGGCGGTGGTCTGGAACCAGCGGGGCTTGTCGGTCACGGCTCGTCTCCCTGCGTCGCAATCTAGCTGTTCTACAGACGCGATCGGGGCGGAGCAGGTTCAGAAGGGGGCGGATCAGGGCGGGAAGAACAGGCCCGGGCCGCCGAGGTTCCACTGCTGGCCTTCGAGATGCAGTTGCCCGGCGTTGGCGAGCAACAGGTGCAACCCGATGAGCACGAAGTACCCGCTGTAAGCCTGGGCCGGGGCCTGGAGCACCTTCGCCACCATCGTCAGCGGGCCGGACGTGGCCCCCGTGTGCCGGTCCCGCAGTTGCACGTCGAACTCGGCCAGCCGGCACGGGATGTCGATGTTCGCGAACGGATCGCGCCACGTCAGGAATCGGGTCGCCGGTTCCGCGGGGATCGGCCGGCCGTGCTGGACGCGGGGCACCGGGTTGGGGACGGCGATCGGCCGGAGCGCGGCCCCGATTCCGATCGCGACCGCCTGGCTGACGACGGACACCGGCGCGCCGGTGTCGAGAAAGGTGTACGGTTGCAGGCCCCGCGCGCCCGCGAGTTCGACCCGCAAGGTCGGTCGGGTGGCGACGAGCGGACCCCACGAAACCGTCTGGTACTCGATAACGTCCGGCTGAAGGGCGAACCACGGCATCGGCGCTACCACCCGATCCAGGTGCGGGATTCCATCGTGGCGACCGCGCAGACGACGACGACATCGAGCGCCACGCCCAACCGCTCCGCGCCCGTACGCCGAACGGCCTCCGGGTCCTGGCCGTGGGCGATCACCTCGCCCTGAAACCGGCCGTTGTGTTGGCGGGCGACCGCGACGACCCAGTTCCCGCCGTAGCGGCCCGCCACATCGGGGTCGTACTGTGCCCAATCCGCGCCGGCGACTGTCAGGTTGTGTTCGGCCATGGTCCTGCCTCGACCGGGGCGGCAACGTGTTGGAAACAGTAAGTACACTGGCTCACAAACTCAAGCAGAAACGTGAAGAGTTTCATGAAGAATGTGTGATCCCCATACGGATTATATCGGCTTGAGTCTAGAATGCTACCTATCGTTTTTCGCACCTTCTGCGGCGCGGTGGCGGCTGGAATCGGTTCCTGTCCGAAAAGACGGAGCCATGAGCCAAATCGGATGTTGCCGCAATCGCCTCTGAAATAATCAGTCGTGGCACGAACGCCGAACGGAACTCGAACCACGCGCTGTTCGCGCGGGGCGTTGTGCCGGTTCGTGTGTGCAATTCGTCGGTAGCGAGCCACACATCAAATAGCTCGCGAGCCGCCCGGGGCCACCGATCGCGCGGAGCAGGGCGGCTTCTTTGTCCGTTGTCCCTGCACCACTTACCGCCTGTTGCGGTTGCCCCGCGCGACTTTTTCGCCTGCACTCGAACATTCACGCGGGAGCGTAACGTTGAGATTCCTTTACCGTGTTCACAGCTATTTACGCTTTCGTTCCCTGCTATTGCGCGTGGCATGAACTACGGTCCGAGCAGATTCGGGTGAGCGCCTGACGCCCCAATTTCCAGGGTTGCCGTCGCTGAGTAGTTTCAGCGGTCGGCGTCATCTCCAAACGCGATCAACAACATGAACTGGATCGACTCTCTCCGCTCCCGCCTCCGACTCGCGATCCGCCCCAACCGAAATGTCCTCCCGGCGCTCCGCCCACGCCTCGCACTGACCTGCCTCGAAGACCGTGTGGTGCCCGCGACCCGCGTCTGGGACGGCGGCGGCAGCGCCGACAGCCTCTGGTCGACCGCCGCAAACTGGTCGACCGATGTCGCTCCCGTCGATAACGATGACCTGACATTCCCCACCAACGGCGTCAGATACAATCCGTTCAATGACTTCACGAACGCGACGTTCGGGACGATCGTGTTCGGCGACTACGGCTACAGCGTCGCAGGCAACCCGCTCAACCTGACGGGCGGGATCACGACCACTTATAGCGGAGCCGTGCCCTCGTCGCTCAACACGGACATCACGCTACTCGCCGACGTGACCATGAGCATCAGCGGCGGCGGTTTCGGCCTCGGCGGGGCCGTCAGCGATGGCGCGGGGACGTTCGGCCTGACGAAGACCGGCGCCGGGACGCTGACCCTGTCCGGGACCAACACCTACGACGGCAGCACCACGATCAACGCGGGCGTGCTGCAGGTGGACGGGACGATCTCGAGCGCGGTGGTTCTTGCGGGGGGCACGCTGAGCGGTTCGGGCACGCTCAACGGTTCCGGGATCACGGCCTCGTCGGGCGCCGTCGATCCGGGAACAGTCGGCGGGACCGGGATCTTGACGTACGCGAACGCGACCGGGCTCGCCCTTGCGTCTGGCACGACGCTCCACATCGACCTCAACGGGTCGACCGTCGGAACGGGTTACGATCGACTGGCGCTCACCAACAGCTCCGCCCTCTTCAACCCGAACGGCGCGACCCTGGACGTTAGCCTCGGTTACCTGCCGACGGTGGGCACCAGCTTCCAGATCGTCTCGCAGACGTATGCGTCCCCGATTACCGGGCGGTTCAACGGCCTCAGCCAGTTTGCCAGCTTCACCTCCGGCCCGGTAACGTTTAGTATCGGCTACTTCAATTCGGGCGTGGTCCTGACGGTCACGAACGTCACGATCCCGACCTTCACCTGGGACGGCGGCGACGCCGACGACAGCCTGTGGTCGTCGCCCGACAACTGGGTCGGCGACGTTGCGCCTTCGCAGCCCAGCCATCTTGTTTTCCCGACTGGCGCCCTGAGGCTCACGAACACCAACGACCTCGCCGCCGGTTCTCAGTTCTCTTCGCTGACCGTCGGGGATGCGGGTTACGCCCTGAGCGGCAACGCGATCAACCTGCTCGGTGGGCTGCAAACCACTTACGCTTCAGGGAACTCGACGGTCTCGCTGCCGCTCGCGTTGCAATCGTCGAGCACGTTTAACGTTGCCACCGGCGGCGCGCTCGACCTGTCCGGGGCAATCTCCGGAACCGGCTTCGGCGTCACCAAGACCGGCGGCGGTACGCTCCGCTATTCGGGCGCCGGCGCGAACACCTACACGGGCGCGACCACCGTCAACGACGGCCTGCTCGAGCTCAACAAGACGGCCGGCGTGAACGCGTTCGCGGGGGATCTGGTCGTCGGTGACAGTTCCGGCCCCGACGCCGTCACGCTCCTGGCATCGGACCAGATCCCCGACGCCGCTTCTGTGACTCTGGCCACGGGTGCGACGCTCAACCTGAGCAACTTCGATGACGCCATCGGCGCCCTGAATCTCACCGGAGCCACGGTCGCCACCGGCACCGGGACCCTCACCCTGGGCGGGAACGTCACCACCAACTCCGACACGGTCACCTCCGTCATCTCGGGCAACCTGGACCTGGGCGGGGCGACCCGCACCTTCACGGTGGCCAACAACGCCCAACTCGACCCCGACCTGAGCATCACGGCCAACATCAGCGGGACCGGCGCGGGGCTCATTAAGGCTGGTGCCAACAGTCAACTCCTGCTATCGGGGAACAACACCTACGACGGCATCACCACGATCACCGCGGGGGCCATCGAGATCGCCAGCGACAACGCTCTGGGCGCGGCGTCGGCCGGGACGGTCGTCAACAGCGGGTTCTCGCTGGCCCTGCTGGGCGGCATCACGGTGCCCGAGCCGATCACCATCAACGGGGTGGGGTTCGGCGGCCTGGGGGCGGTCTTCAACGGGAACGGCAACAACACCATCTCCGGCGCGCTCACGCTCGGGGCCAACAGCACCATCGGCTCCCTGAGCGGCACCCTGACGTTCAGCGGCGCGATCAGCGACGGCGCCAGCAGCTACGCCCTCACCAAGGTCCAGTCGGGCACGGTGGCCTTCTCCAGTGCGAACACCTACGACGGCGGCACGACCATCAGCGGCGGCGTGATCGCGATCAGCAACGGCGCGGCACTCGGC belongs to Gemmata obscuriglobus and includes:
- the metG gene encoding methionine--tRNA ligase; this translates as MTDKPRWFQTTAIDYPNSRPHIGTAFEKLGADVQARYRRMEGYDVFFLMGNDENTLKVADRAKSLGQEPQAYCDDMARQFREVWDALDISYDTFVQTSHERHKQCCRKFVQKVYDNGYIYKGSYEGWYCPGCEEFKSDKVHAESGGLCPNHKRPLVRRSEPCWFFKLSAFKDRLLEHLKGNPEFVQPESRRNEMIGFIEAEGLQDLNISRHGEEWGIKLPFDPEFTIYVWFDALLTYITGIGYGDDEATFRKHWPADVHFIGKDITRFHTHIWPAMLWAAGEEAPRKVFSHGFVNNNGQKMGKTLGNIVDPMEIIAKSNADAYRYYFMRECPFPSDGDYSGQRYEEVYNSELANNLGNMLSRELTITFKNFEGVFTGTAGVTPDPVVPGLDLKLFVGEVREHVEACRYNLALQKIVQDFLTPTNQYLEANAPWKLVKTDKDAAKKVLFNAVQSLRIASILLKPFIPKSAEAIYTSFNFPTPWAEVKYADAAELKAQADDLRITAELIDGKLKPLFPRIG